In a single window of the Cryptosporangium aurantiacum genome:
- a CDS encoding HNH endonuclease has product MSSMVGCVAVLRELAGEDLGGLPDSAQLGRVEDWEEIVRVAQAGLAEAVGAVHRRGAVAYNGAPSTKAWLQGSLRMTSGEASALVDTARRLPVLPRFAAALSAGTVSFGHVKVAAWLARKVDAVDPDLVPVAEEMLFENAHQLSCSELRQIAKRILEHLLPAKEHPPEPERAVYLGQTYDDIWDLKGSLSPECGAMLQTYFATLPKPDPEDMRSAAERRHDALRDLIRHILDTGELPTTAGEQPHLTVLVHASDLRRTPTGRTVLADTPPPTPDTPLPDYLVRPDDEWPLDTDGEQEWVTDWDWDVVADCDWDVVTDWLTDPQHQPEPAAPTRHYPASGPGGFDTRPGGSGGGSGNGDLGRSSSGSGGDRGNSASRGSGGGPGSDGLGGSGGGSGGSGSGSGRGPRVWVPGSRWVPGPGDGGRTDFGDTLPLEAIDRIACDAAINRIILGPDDVPIAVGRRTRLVPPTMRRGLVVRDQGCRFHYCTRPPHWTQAHHIIPWTHGGPTDMNNLILLCG; this is encoded by the coding sequence GGAAGACCTCGGCGGGCTCCCCGATTCCGCGCAGCTCGGCCGGGTGGAGGACTGGGAAGAAATCGTGCGGGTGGCCCAGGCCGGGCTCGCCGAAGCCGTGGGTGCGGTGCACCGCCGGGGCGCGGTCGCCTACAACGGTGCCCCGTCGACGAAGGCCTGGCTCCAAGGCTCCTTGAGAATGACCTCGGGTGAGGCCAGCGCTCTGGTGGACACCGCGCGCCGGTTACCGGTGCTGCCGCGTTTCGCCGCCGCCCTGTCCGCCGGCACGGTGTCCTTCGGACATGTGAAGGTCGCCGCTTGGCTCGCCCGGAAAGTCGACGCGGTCGATCCGGACCTGGTGCCCGTCGCTGAGGAGATGCTGTTCGAGAACGCCCACCAGCTCAGCTGCTCAGAGCTGCGGCAGATCGCCAAACGCATCCTCGAGCACCTGCTCCCGGCGAAGGAGCATCCGCCGGAACCCGAACGCGCGGTGTATCTGGGTCAGACCTACGACGACATCTGGGACCTCAAAGGCTCCCTCTCGCCCGAATGCGGAGCGATGCTGCAGACCTACTTCGCGACCCTGCCCAAACCCGATCCCGAAGACATGCGCTCAGCGGCCGAACGCCGCCACGACGCCCTCCGGGACCTCATCCGGCACATCCTGGACACCGGCGAGCTTCCCACCACCGCCGGCGAACAACCCCACCTCACCGTGCTGGTGCACGCCAGTGACCTCCGCCGCACCCCGACCGGCCGCACCGTCCTGGCCGACACCCCGCCCCCCACGCCTGACACTCCACTGCCCGACTATCTAGTCCGGCCGGACGACGAATGGCCCCTCGACACCGACGGGGAGCAGGAGTGGGTCACCGACTGGGACTGGGACGTGGTCGCCGACTGTGATTGGGACGTGGTCACCGACTGGCTCACCGACCCCCAGCACCAACCCGAACCCGCGGCCCCCACTCGCCACTACCCCGCCAGCGGCCCCGGCGGCTTCGACACGCGCCCCGGCGGCTCCGGCGGCGGCTCGGGTAACGGTGACCTCGGCCGCTCCAGCAGTGGCTCCGGCGGCGACCGGGGTAACAGCGCCAGCCGTGGCTCCGGCGGCGGCCCGGGAAGCGATGGCCTCGGCGGCTCCGGCGGTGGCTCGGGCGGCTCGGGAAGTGGCTCCGGTCGTGGTCCCCGGGTCTGGGTTCCCGGTAGCCGGTGGGTCCCCGGACCCGGCGACGGCGGCCGCACCGACTTCGGCGACACCCTCCCCCTCGAAGCCATCGACCGCATCGCCTGCGACGCCGCGATCAACCGCATCATCCTCGGACCCGACGACGTCCCCATCGCCGTCGGACGCCGCACCCGCCTCGTCCCACCCACCATGCGCCGCGGCCTCGTCGTAAGGGACCAGGGCTGCCGATTCCACTACTGCACCCGCCCACCCCACTGGACCCAAGCCCACCACATCATCCCCTGGACCCACGGCGGACCAACCGACATGAACAACCTCATCCTCCTGTGCGGCTT